A single window of Methanoregula sp. DNA harbors:
- a CDS encoding PD-(D/E)XK nuclease family protein encodes MLESIHQSHLGMFLRCPAQFERRYIHGEIIPPGISARRGSATHKAAQVNHAQKLNSHEDLPVDALQDAARDEYVRLVTDRGVFIPKDQIGEKEKLLGAGLDAATRLTKLYRETLAPEIQPIMVEQRLEFDAGLKLPLVGIVDVLTEDHWMPDLKTADKAKPAGEADKSLQLTFYSGLVANHVGKWPDKISLEILVNNKEPKLQSLETVRGPEHWKNLMLRVQLMIAQIQTGLFPPCDPGAWICSPRWCGYWDSCRYSLKKR; translated from the coding sequence ATGCTTGAATCAATCCACCAGAGCCATTTAGGGATGTTCCTACGCTGCCCGGCCCAATTTGAGCGCCGATACATTCATGGTGAAATCATCCCCCCTGGAATCTCAGCCCGCCGCGGCTCTGCTACCCACAAGGCCGCACAGGTCAACCATGCGCAGAAACTTAACTCCCATGAGGATTTGCCGGTTGACGCCTTGCAGGATGCCGCCAGAGATGAATATGTCCGCCTTGTCACAGATCGGGGAGTTTTTATTCCCAAAGACCAGATCGGGGAAAAAGAAAAACTCTTGGGCGCTGGCCTGGATGCAGCCACACGGCTAACCAAACTTTATCGGGAAACCCTGGCCCCGGAAATTCAGCCGATAATGGTGGAACAGCGCCTTGAGTTCGATGCTGGCCTTAAACTTCCTTTGGTGGGGATCGTGGACGTACTTACGGAAGATCACTGGATGCCGGATTTAAAGACTGCTGATAAGGCCAAGCCAGCGGGGGAAGCCGATAAATCTTTGCAACTTACCTTCTATTCTGGGTTGGTGGCAAATCATGTCGGCAAGTGGCCCGATAAAATTAGCCTGGAAATTCTGGTCAACAATAAAGAGCCGAAACTGCAAAGCCTTGAAACCGTCCGCGGCCCGGAGCATTGGAAGAATCTTATGTTGCGGGTTCAATTAATGATTGCTCAGATTCAGACCGGGTTATTTCCACCTTGCGACCCGGGAGCCTGGATATGCAGCCCGCGCTGGTGCGGATATTGGGATAGTTGCCGCTATTCATTGAAAAAGAGGTAG
- a CDS encoding ASCH domain-containing protein, translating to MKIKAISIWQPWASLIAVVAKKFETRSWKTNYRGPLLICAAKKPFNSFHFSATFVDAAQKALPYPIGGYQIPYGKAVAIADLTACLTTFNYQTDWIGLEATFGDFSLGRYAWKLENVRAIKPFPVKGRQGLFDVEVPERLI from the coding sequence ATGAAAATCAAAGCCATTTCCATCTGGCAACCCTGGGCCTCACTGATTGCGGTCGTGGCCAAGAAGTTTGAAACGCGGTCGTGGAAGACTAATTATCGGGGGCCGTTGCTGATTTGTGCGGCTAAAAAACCTTTTAATTCTTTTCATTTTTCGGCGACCTTCGTGGATGCTGCCCAAAAAGCATTGCCGTATCCGATTGGAGGCTATCAAATTCCTTATGGCAAGGCCGTGGCTATCGCTGATCTAACAGCCTGTCTTACAACATTCAATTATCAAACCGATTGGATAGGACTTGAAGCAACCTTCGGCGATTTCTCCCTTGGCCGCTACGCATGGAAACTGGAAAATGTCCGGGCCATTAAACCATTCCCGGTCAAGGGCCGCCAAGGGCTGTTCGACGTGGAAGTGCCGGAGAGGTTGATTTGA
- a CDS encoding HNH endonuclease, whose amino-acid sequence MIKSISFSQDEILSNIVTLHTGPIQEMKLCECGCGEVVKPGNRCINYHNRKGISRWGKDAAHWKGGIKKDKDGYIYLYRPEHSFATKDGYVFEHRLVLEEYLGRYLEPDEISHHCNEIKDDNRIDNLDLTIRAEHVRIHKPRLKRG is encoded by the coding sequence TTGATTAAAAGCATCTCCTTTTCTCAAGATGAAATCTTATCGAATATCGTAACTCTGCATACCGGGCCGATTCAGGAAATGAAGTTGTGTGAGTGCGGTTGCGGTGAGGTGGTGAAACCGGGAAACCGTTGCATTAATTACCATAACCGTAAGGGAATCAGTCGTTGGGGAAAAGATGCAGCCCATTGGAAAGGCGGGATTAAAAAAGACAAAGATGGCTATATCTACCTTTATCGTCCAGAACACTCCTTTGCAACCAAAGACGGTTATGTATTTGAACATCGTCTTGTCCTTGAAGAATATTTGGGCCGGTATCTGGAACCAGACGAAATCTCCCATCATTGCAATGAAATAAAAGACGACAACAGGATTGATAATTTAGATTTAACGATTCGGGCTGAACACGTCCGAATCCACAAGCCCAGACTCAAACGGGGTTAA